From Rhizobium favelukesii, the proteins below share one genomic window:
- a CDS encoding helix-turn-helix transcriptional regulator, whose product MSQFSTALLLRTKTIAIRDVVCSGECRHKSDEECAHKTSLVYPYRGVFMRHAGRNDTVAEANQVLFFNASQGYWISHPVEGGDACLDLAIDEALLAELAPKEQLQSSIPVSFHRQRRRIDPRAQALVALLRHGLHRGAAETLEAETLVLTLVRRSLGERTSHAAGASVGRQKLVDRAKLVLSSDLSRRWTLSDIAAEVGVSPVYLTQVFQQVEATPLYRYQLRLRLARALDLLGRYEDLTALGLDLGFSSHSHFTSSFRQAFGQTPAEFQRAARLRA is encoded by the coding sequence ATGTCGCAATTCTCGACCGCCCTGCTGCTGAGGACGAAAACGATCGCGATTCGCGATGTCGTCTGCAGCGGCGAGTGCCGCCACAAAAGTGATGAAGAATGCGCGCACAAGACCAGCTTGGTTTATCCCTATCGCGGTGTCTTCATGCGCCATGCCGGACGTAACGACACCGTCGCGGAAGCCAATCAGGTGCTGTTCTTCAATGCTTCGCAAGGCTACTGGATCAGCCATCCCGTCGAGGGCGGGGATGCCTGCCTCGATCTTGCGATCGATGAGGCGCTGTTGGCAGAACTTGCCCCCAAAGAGCAGTTGCAATCCTCCATTCCGGTCTCCTTCCATCGCCAGCGGCGACGCATCGACCCGCGCGCGCAAGCGCTCGTTGCGCTGCTTCGCCATGGTCTGCATCGAGGCGCCGCCGAAACCCTGGAGGCGGAGACATTGGTTCTCACGTTGGTGCGACGTTCGCTCGGGGAGCGGACGTCGCACGCCGCAGGCGCAAGCGTCGGCCGTCAGAAACTCGTCGACCGCGCGAAGCTTGTGCTCTCTTCCGATCTTTCGCGACGCTGGACGCTCAGCGATATCGCGGCAGAGGTTGGCGTCTCCCCGGTCTATCTCACCCAGGTCTTCCAGCAAGTGGAGGCGACGCCGCTCTATCGCTACCAGTTGCGGCTGCGCCTTGCCCGTGCGCTCGATCTGCTCGGCAGGTACGAGGATCTGACGGCGCTCGGGCTCGATCTTGGCTTCTCCAGCCACAGCCATTTCACATCGTCCTTCAGGCAGGCCTTCGGCCAGACGCCAGCGGAATTCCAGCGCGCAGCGCGCTTGCGGGCATGA